The Candidatus Omnitrophota bacterium DNA window AGGCAGGCGTACAGCCCGGCCTGCCGCACCCGACATTCTTGCCGTAATCGTAGAATATCTCGGAACACGGGCCGCAGGGGCCATTCGGCCCTTTCGTAGGCGCTTCCGAAGGCCAGAAATTGTCCTTTTCGCCGAATTTCATTATCCTGTTCTCCGGCAACTTTATAACATTTTTCCAGATTTCATACGCCTCTTCGTCGTCTTTGTAAACGGAAGCCCATAACCTTTCAGAGTCGATCTTTAAAACTTTGGTAAAATATTCCCACGCCCACTGGATAGCCTCTTTTTTAAAATAGTCTCCGAAGGAAAAATTGCCGAGCATTTCAAAAAACGTGTGATGGCCCGACGTCCTGCCGACATTATCGAGATCTCCAGTGCGCAGGCACTTCTGGCTCGAGGTGGCGCGTTTATATGTGATATTCCGCCCGAGAAACTTCTCCTTGAATTGATTCATGCCCGCTCCGGTAAAAAGAAGCGTGGGGTCGTCTTTGGGCACGAGCGAATCGCTCGGCACAAAAGTATGCCCCTTCGATTTGAAGAATTCCAGAAATGACTGTCTTATATCGTCAGTTCGCATTGAGTATTTTATCCACTATCCTTTGCACCGTATCATATTTAAATCCTCGTCGGACGAGGAGGTCATAAAGCCTCTTTATCGCTTTCGGACGATCGAGCTTCTTCAACTGCTCGAAACGCTCGCGAGCCATGTTGAGGGCTATCCCGTATTCGTCGTACTCCACGGCCTTCTTCGCGAGGGTAGCGTCGATCACCGCCTCCGGCAGGCCCTTCACCTTCAGCTCGTGGCGCAGGACGACGTCGCCGGCGGGATTGAGCCGCATACGTTCCTCGACCCAGAGCCAGGCGAACCGCGCATCGTCGATCTCGCCGGACTTGATAAGCCCGGCGATGACCTCCGAAACGACATCGCTCCCATAGCCTTTGAGTTTGAGGCGCGAGCGTATCTCATACTCGCTCCGCGGCCTCTGCCGCAACAATGCGTAGGCATTGTTAATCGCTTTTTTCGTTTTCTTATCGGGTTCCAATTTTATTTCAACGCTTTTTCCAGCACTTCCTTCTCGATCTTCGCCATGACATTAGGATTTTCTTTCAGGAATACGCGGGCGTTCTCCTTGCCCTGGCCCAGCTTATCCTCACCGTAGATGACCCACGCGCCCGACTTCTGCGTAACGCCGTATGTCTCCGCCATGTCCAGAACACTCCCCGACTTTGATATTCCCTCGTCGAACATTATGTCAAATTCCGCTTTTCTGAACGGGGGCGCTACCTTATTTTTAGCTATCGACGCGCGGACACGGTTGCCGACCGCCACTTCATCCTTCTTCAAGGACGCGATGCGCCGGAGGTCGATCCTAACCGATGCGTAAAATTTAAGCGCCCTGCCGCCCGGGGTCGTCTCGGGATTGCCGAACATGACACCTATCTTCTCGCGGATCTGGTTGATAAATATTACGCATGTCTTAGACTTCGCGATCGATCCGGAGAGTTTGCGCAGGGCGTGGCTCATGAGCCGCGCCTGCAATCCCATGTGCGACTGGCCCATCTCACCGTCGATTTCCGCCTTCGGCGTCAATGCCGCGACGGAATCGATGACTACGACGTCGATCGCGTTCGATTTAACGAGCGTCTCGGCAATTTCGAGGGCCTGTTCGCCGGTATCCGGTTGAGACATGAGGAGATTGTCGAGGTTGACGCCTATCGTCTTCGCGTACCCCGGATCGAATGCGTGCTCCGCGTCGATGAAGGCGGCCGTCCCGCCCATCTTCTGCGCGTTCGCTATGATGCTCAAGGTAAGCGTCGTCTTGCCGCTCGACTCCGGGCCGAATATCTCGATGACCCTGCCGCGCGGAACCCCGCCCACACCGAGCGCTATGTCGATGGCCGCCGACCCCGTCGGGATAGCCGGCACGTCGAGCTTAAAGTCCTGGCCGAGCTTCATTATAGAGCCCTTCCCGAACTGTTTCTCTATGTGCTCAACCGCCAGGTCGAG harbors:
- the recA gene encoding recombinase RecA gives rise to the protein MSEADKQSQKIQDQKTKALDLAVEHIEKQFGKGSIMKLGQDFKLDVPAIPTGSAAIDIALGVGGVPRGRVIEIFGPESSGKTTLTLSIIANAQKMGGTAAFIDAEHAFDPGYAKTIGVNLDNLLMSQPDTGEQALEIAETLVKSNAIDVVVIDSVAALTPKAEIDGEMGQSHMGLQARLMSHALRKLSGSIAKSKTCVIFINQIREKIGVMFGNPETTPGGRALKFYASVRIDLRRIASLKKDEVAVGNRVRASIAKNKVAPPFRKAEFDIMFDEGISKSGSVLDMAETYGVTQKSGAWVIYGEDKLGQGKENARVFLKENPNVMAKIEKEVLEKALK
- a CDS encoding regulatory protein RecX translates to MEPDKKTKKAINNAYALLRQRPRSEYEIRSRLKLKGYGSDVVSEVIAGLIKSGEIDDARFAWLWVEERMRLNPAGDVVLRHELKVKGLPEAVIDATLAKKAVEYDEYGIALNMARERFEQLKKLDRPKAIKRLYDLLVRRGFKYDTVQRIVDKILNAN